The following coding sequences are from one Planctomycetaceae bacterium window:
- the rpsE gene encoding 30S ribosomal protein S5 — MEGGMEDSVVQIYRCSKVVKGGRRFSFAALVVVGDRRGQIGIGYGKANEVPQAVEKAIAEARKEMFTVSLNGRTIPHEVWGHSGASRVILVPASDGTGVIAGKKIRPLLELAGISDVLTKAYGSTSPKNLLKAGLDALLKLRTQATIKALRGVEL; from the coding sequence ATGGAAGGCGGAATGGAAGATTCCGTCGTCCAGATCTATCGCTGCAGCAAAGTGGTCAAAGGCGGACGGCGGTTCAGCTTCGCCGCCCTGGTGGTCGTCGGCGACCGCCGCGGGCAGATCGGCATCGGCTACGGCAAGGCCAACGAAGTGCCCCAGGCCGTCGAAAAGGCCATCGCCGAAGCCCGCAAGGAGATGTTCACCGTCTCCCTCAACGGGCGCACCATCCCCCATGAAGTCTGGGGGCACAGCGGCGCCAGCCGCGTGATCCTGGTTCCGGCTTCCGACGGTACCGGCGTCATCGCCGGAAAGAAGATTCGCCCCCTGCTCGAACTAGCGGGAATCAGCGACGTACTGACCAAGGCCTACGGTTCGACTTCGCCCAAGAACCTGCTTAAGGCCGGGCTCGACGCGCTGCTGAAGCTGCGCACGCAGGCGACCATCAAGGCCCTGCGAGGAGTGGAACTGTGA
- the rplO gene encoding 50S ribosomal protein L15, whose amino-acid sequence MKLDDIMKTAGKHKSRKRLGRGNGSGHGGTCCRGHKGYYSRAGNKLNLGFEGGSNPMLKRIPKRGFSNDPFRKNFQVVNIEALDRFEDGATVDAAALLAAGLISDAALPIKVLGSGQMKKKLTVVASKFSAAASEKIAQAGGTVQAV is encoded by the coding sequence GTGAAACTCGACGATATCATGAAGACTGCCGGCAAGCACAAGAGCCGTAAGCGCCTCGGGCGCGGCAACGGCAGCGGGCACGGCGGCACGTGCTGCCGCGGACACAAGGGTTATTACTCCCGCGCCGGAAACAAGCTCAACCTGGGCTTCGAGGGCGGCTCGAACCCGATGCTCAAACGCATCCCCAAACGCGGGTTCTCCAACGACCCGTTCAGAAAGAACTTCCAGGTCGTCAATATCGAGGCCCTGGACCGGTTCGAAGATGGCGCCACCGTCGATGCCGCCGCGCTTCTGGCGGCCGGGTTGATCAGTGACGCCGCCCTGCCCATCAAGGTGCTTGGCAGCGGCCAGATGAAGAAGAAACTGACCGTGGTGGCTTCGAAGTTTTCGGCCGCCGCTTCAGAAAAGATCGCCCAGGCGGGCGGGACGGTGCAGGCAGTCTAA